The Deltaproteobacteria bacterium genome window below encodes:
- the rpmE gene encoding 50S ribosomal protein L31: protein MKEGIHPKYQQCVVVCACGNTFETRSTVPTLHLDLCSQCHPFYTGKQRLVDTAGRVERFRRRYAKVGATAQS, encoded by the coding sequence ATGAAAGAAGGCATCCATCCGAAGTATCAGCAATGCGTCGTCGTCTGTGCTTGCGGTAACACGTTTGAAACTCGATCGACGGTCCCTACACTCCATCTCGACCTGTGCTCACAGTGCCACCCCTTTTACACCGGGAAGCAACGCCTGGTGGACACTGCCGGGCGCGTCGAGCGCTTTCGTCGGCGCTACGCCAAAGTGGGAGCAACTGCACAGTCGTAG
- a CDS encoding thiolase family protein has product MSDWNLKDQTAVCGVGHSPFGKRLNRSTIDLGGEAIRNALEDAGLNKNNLDGLIASFGTPIGADADTLAYALGLKLRMYNQTWAHGRFTASCLQWAAMAVKAGLANYVACLASISFSGFRKPMMGGASDNEGAREGGGGHGEDPVYGMTSPGAGSALIAQKYFAKYGATSCQLGAVAVAFRKHAALNPAAMMRTPISVEDHQNSRFVCEPLRLLDYCQINDGAACVIVTTSERARDLKKPPVFISGMQGLPAGREEFIWTHPGFGVAQQSVFDYQPELQPVYRMAGVTHADIDALFTYDAFSILVWSALERWGFCRPGEAAAFTQDGRIEVGGALPINTNGGLMSEGHIMGWNHQVEIVRQLRGECGPRQVANAQVIQWANAYGDSLIYRR; this is encoded by the coding sequence ATGTCTGACTGGAACCTCAAAGATCAAACGGCGGTGTGTGGTGTCGGGCACTCGCCGTTTGGGAAACGCCTCAATCGCAGTACCATCGATCTCGGCGGGGAAGCGATTCGCAACGCCCTTGAAGATGCTGGACTCAACAAGAATAATCTCGACGGCCTGATCGCGAGCTTCGGGACGCCGATCGGTGCGGATGCGGACACGCTAGCGTATGCGCTGGGATTGAAACTGCGCATGTATAACCAGACGTGGGCGCACGGACGCTTCACCGCGAGCTGCTTGCAATGGGCAGCGATGGCGGTCAAAGCTGGTCTCGCCAACTACGTGGCATGCCTCGCGTCTATTAGCTTCTCGGGTTTTCGCAAACCCATGATGGGTGGGGCGAGCGACAACGAAGGCGCGCGCGAGGGCGGTGGCGGCCATGGGGAAGATCCTGTCTATGGCATGACTTCTCCCGGTGCCGGATCGGCGCTGATCGCGCAAAAGTATTTTGCGAAATATGGTGCCACCAGTTGTCAGCTTGGCGCGGTCGCCGTTGCATTCCGTAAACATGCGGCACTCAACCCTGCGGCCATGATGCGCACCCCCATCTCTGTCGAAGATCATCAAAACTCCAGATTTGTCTGCGAACCGCTCCGGCTCTTGGATTACTGCCAGATTAACGACGGTGCCGCCTGTGTGATTGTGACCACCAGCGAACGCGCACGCGATCTGAAAAAGCCGCCGGTCTTCATCAGCGGTATGCAAGGACTGCCGGCTGGGCGTGAAGAATTCATCTGGACGCATCCTGGCTTCGGCGTCGCGCAACAGAGCGTGTTCGACTATCAGCCGGAGCTTCAGCCAGTGTATCGGATGGCTGGTGTCACTCACGCCGATATTGATGCGCTCTTTACCTATGACGCTTTTTCGATTCTGGTGTGGAGTGCGCTGGAACGTTGGGGATTTTGCCGTCCCGGCGAAGCCGCCGCGTTTACCCAAGACGGACGTATCGAAGTGGGCGGGGCATTACCCATCAACACCAACGGTGGGCTCATGTCCGAAGGGCATATCATGGGGTGGAATCATCAGGTCGAGATCGTCCGCCAGCTACGTGGCGAGTGTGGTCCGCGACAAGTCGCCAACGCGCAAGTGATTCAATGGGCCAATGCCTATGGCGACTCGTTGATTTACCGGAGGTAG
- a CDS encoding aminopeptidase P family protein, with product MHRQRLQDIQEALGREGVDGWLFCDFRGSDPLASRILGLDPGQISTRRWYYYIPASGAPAGIVSSVEPRRLDALPGEKRVFLSWQQLHAALADTLRGVRTLAMQYSAGNAIPYVSRVDAGTIELVRQLGIEVVSSADLVQRFEAVWSAEQWQSHLRAAHGVRETVDEAFAYIRQHTPVSEYDAQQFILQRFAARGLVTNHPPIVAVNAHSADPHFEPTPTSGLIRPGDFVLIDLWAKEPDGVYADYTWTGFMGGTVPERYQEIFALVRSARDAAIAFVQERIRREQSFFGYEVDAAARKVIADAGYGEHFVHRTGHSIGEEVHGNGANMDGLETRDERRVLPGTCFSIEPGIYLAGEFGVRSEVNVYVTEREAIVTGTPMQTELVRILE from the coding sequence GTGCATCGGCAACGTCTACAAGACATTCAGGAAGCACTGGGCCGGGAAGGGGTGGATGGGTGGCTGTTCTGCGATTTTCGCGGCAGTGACCCGCTCGCTTCCCGCATTCTCGGACTCGACCCGGGGCAGATTTCCACCCGACGCTGGTATTACTACATTCCCGCAAGTGGCGCTCCTGCTGGCATCGTTTCCAGTGTCGAGCCGCGCCGTCTCGATGCCCTCCCCGGGGAAAAGCGCGTGTTTCTGTCCTGGCAACAGTTGCACGCGGCGCTTGCTGATACCTTGCGCGGGGTGCGCACTCTGGCGATGCAGTATTCTGCTGGTAATGCCATTCCCTATGTGTCGCGTGTCGATGCCGGGACCATCGAACTGGTGCGTCAGCTCGGTATCGAGGTGGTATCCTCGGCTGACCTGGTCCAGCGTTTTGAGGCGGTGTGGTCGGCTGAGCAATGGCAGAGCCACCTGCGTGCTGCGCACGGTGTGCGAGAGACCGTCGATGAAGCCTTTGCTTATATCCGCCAGCATACTCCCGTGTCCGAGTATGACGCCCAGCAATTTATCTTGCAGCGGTTTGCCGCGCGCGGTCTGGTGACCAATCACCCTCCCATCGTTGCGGTCAATGCACACAGTGCCGACCCGCATTTCGAGCCCACTCCGACTTCCGGGCTGATTCGCCCCGGAGATTTCGTCTTGATCGACCTGTGGGCGAAGGAACCGGATGGCGTGTATGCCGACTACACCTGGACGGGATTTATGGGGGGGACGGTGCCGGAGCGCTATCAGGAGATTTTCGCCCTCGTCCGCTCTGCGCGCGATGCCGCTATTGCCTTCGTCCAAGAGCGTATTCGCCGAGAACAATCCTTCTTTGGCTATGAAGTCGATGCCGCCGCTCGGAAGGTCATTGCCGACGCTGGCTACGGCGAGCACTTCGTCCACCGCACCGGGCACTCGATCGGCGAGGAAGTGCACGGGAATGGCGCTAATATGGACGGATTGGAAACTCGCGACGAGCGCCGCGTGCTGCCAGGGACCTGTTTTTCTATCGAACCCGGTATTTATTTGGCGGGCGAGTTCGGGGTGCGGAGCGAGGTCAATGTCTATGTGACCGAACGCGAGGCGATCGTGACCGGCACACCCATGCAAACGGAATTGGTGCGGATACTGGAGTAA
- a CDS encoding Zn-ribbon domain-containing OB-fold protein yields the protein MTDYKKPLPAISTLNGPYWDGLKQRELKMPSCNDCGKLWYPPAPFCPECWSRNFTWRQLSGRGTVNSWVVFHQAYFSSYKDDVPYNVAEVELEEGPRLLTNLVGIANADIVIGMSVEIVYDDVTDEVTLAKFRPTEQ from the coding sequence ATGACCGACTACAAAAAACCACTGCCGGCAATTTCTACGTTGAACGGGCCGTATTGGGATGGGCTCAAGCAGCGCGAACTGAAAATGCCTTCATGCAATGACTGCGGCAAACTCTGGTATCCTCCTGCGCCATTCTGTCCCGAGTGCTGGTCACGCAACTTCACATGGCGACAGCTCAGCGGGCGCGGCACAGTGAACTCGTGGGTGGTGTTTCATCAAGCGTACTTTTCTTCGTACAAGGACGACGTGCCGTACAATGTTGCTGAAGTCGAGCTGGAGGAAGGTCCGCGCTTGCTTACCAACCTGGTGGGCATTGCCAACGCAGACATTGTGATCGGCATGTCGGTGGAGATTGTCTACGACGATGTCACCGACGAAGTGACGCTGGCGAAGTTCAGACCAACCGAACAGTAA
- the prmC gene encoding peptide chain release factor N(5)-glutamine methyltransferase, which produces MSHDLSRCSETVHALLTLAETRFRSVGIATSRLDAEALLAHVLTFDRAQLFARMSAPVSAEAREAFLQLVHRRARREPLAYLTGVREFWSLEFRVTPAVLIPRPETELLVETALRLLAQAKMLASPLRLLDIGTGSGCLAIALAKELPTAEVWAVDVSLPALEVAQDNARRLGVAERIRFLHSDLCAALSQTERSFDLLVTNPPYIAHGELATLQPEVRDWEPHMALAGGADGLDFYRRLVAESPSHLHPGGWLLMELGTGQAAAMLDLFRSSRSFQNPYCLRDYAGHERVVVACAR; this is translated from the coding sequence ATGTCGCACGATCTCTCTCGTTGCTCCGAGACAGTGCACGCGCTGCTCACCCTCGCGGAAACCCGCTTCCGCTCGGTCGGCATCGCAACCTCGCGACTTGACGCCGAAGCCTTACTCGCACACGTGTTGACCTTCGACAGAGCCCAACTCTTCGCCCGCATGTCCGCCCCCGTCTCCGCGGAAGCACGTGAGGCATTTCTTCAGCTCGTGCACCGCCGCGCACGCCGCGAGCCCTTGGCGTACCTCACCGGGGTTCGCGAGTTCTGGTCGCTCGAATTTCGCGTCACGCCCGCCGTGCTCATCCCACGCCCCGAGACCGAGCTGCTTGTAGAGACCGCGCTGCGACTGCTCGCTCAGGCGAAGATGCTCGCGTCTCCGCTGCGTCTCTTGGATATCGGCACGGGCAGTGGTTGCCTAGCCATTGCTCTCGCCAAGGAACTCCCAACAGCAGAAGTGTGGGCGGTCGATGTCTCCCTTCCGGCGCTGGAGGTCGCCCAGGACAACGCGCGACGGCTTGGCGTCGCCGAGCGGATACGGTTTCTCCACAGCGACCTTTGCGCAGCCCTGAGCCAAACGGAACGCAGCTTCGATCTCCTCGTCACCAATCCGCCCTACATCGCCCACGGCGAGCTAGCGACCTTGCAACCCGAAGTCCGCGACTGGGAACCCCATATGGCACTGGCTGGCGGAGCAGACGGACTGGATTTTTACCGTCGCTTGGTAGCGGAAAGTCCATCCCATCTTCACCCCGGCGGTTGGCTCCTCATGGAGCTGGGAACAGGACAAGCGGCTGCCATGCTCGACCTTTTTCGGAGCAGCCGGAGTTTCCAGAATCCATATTGTCTTCGAGATTATGCCGGGCACGAGCGGGTCGTGGTTGCATGTGCTAGATAA
- a CDS encoding LLM class flavin-dependent oxidoreductase, with protein sequence MRFGIFLPPMHPVGQNPTLTLQRDVELIEHLDRLGFDEAWIGEHHSAGYETIASPEVFIGVVSQRTRHIKLGTGVNSLPYHHPLILIDRIIQLDHMTRGRVMFGAGPGQLTSDAMMLGIHPDNQRRMMEESFEVIMALLQGETVTRKTDWFTIQEGVLQLRPYSHPCFDIAVAASISPAGAKLAGRFGVGLLSLAATNPLGFDLLADHWQVVEEQAAKNGRTADRRNWRMVGPMYVAETEQQALEDCRYGFLNIMTYLSHILPMKPSGATTYEEIVKEMNETGAGVIGTPEMAITQIERLQKRSGGFGCYLTIGADFADWQGTLRSYELISQYVMPHFKGQMAPPQASYDRVLGAGDRYIAATAHAIEKAIGEYAAERTRK encoded by the coding sequence TTGCGCTTTGGCATTTTTCTCCCGCCCATGCATCCCGTGGGCCAGAACCCTACTCTCACCCTGCAACGCGATGTCGAACTCATCGAGCATCTCGACCGCCTCGGTTTCGACGAAGCCTGGATCGGCGAGCATCATTCGGCTGGCTACGAAACCATCGCTTCGCCGGAAGTCTTTATCGGTGTGGTCTCGCAACGCACCCGGCACATCAAGCTGGGCACCGGGGTCAATTCCCTCCCCTATCATCATCCGCTCATCCTGATCGACCGCATTATCCAACTTGACCATATGACGCGCGGGCGGGTGATGTTCGGCGCCGGACCGGGGCAACTCACGTCCGACGCCATGATGCTCGGCATTCATCCCGACAATCAGCGCCGCATGATGGAAGAAAGCTTTGAAGTCATCATGGCGCTGCTACAAGGAGAAACCGTCACTCGCAAGACGGACTGGTTCACCATCCAGGAAGGCGTGCTCCAACTGCGCCCCTACAGCCATCCGTGTTTCGATATCGCGGTCGCCGCCTCCATCTCGCCAGCCGGAGCGAAGCTCGCCGGTCGGTTCGGTGTTGGGTTGCTCTCGCTGGCGGCGACGAACCCGCTCGGGTTCGATCTCCTCGCCGATCACTGGCAAGTCGTCGAGGAACAAGCCGCGAAAAACGGACGTACGGCGGATCGCCGCAACTGGCGCATGGTCGGACCTATGTACGTGGCCGAGACCGAACAGCAAGCGCTGGAAGATTGTCGCTACGGTTTCCTCAACATCATGACCTATCTCTCCCACATCCTCCCCATGAAACCGTCAGGCGCAACGACCTATGAAGAGATTGTCAAAGAGATGAACGAAACCGGCGCTGGCGTGATTGGCACGCCGGAGATGGCGATCACCCAGATCGAACGGTTGCAAAAGCGATCCGGCGGGTTCGGCTGCTATTTGACGATCGGTGCCGATTTCGCCGATTGGCAAGGGACGTTGCGCTCCTACGAGCTGATTTCGCAGTACGTCATGCCGCATTTCAAAGGGCAGATGGCGCCACCGCAAGCGTCTTACGATCGCGTGCTGGGTGCGGGAGATCGTTATATTGCCGCCACGGCGCACGCCATCGAAAAGGCCATTGGCGAGTACGCTGCAGAACGAACGCGAAAGTAG
- the prfA gene encoding peptide chain release factor 1: MSDTFLDKMTEVELRFQELEGALSRSESLSNPKEYARLAKERSSLEELVACFRVWRKTKEEIANNKPLLEDSDPAVREMAREEQDTLEANYIRLESELQHLLVPKDPLDDKNVLLEIRAGTGGDEASLFVADLYRMYTRYAETHGWRMETMSASPTGLGGFKEIISLIEGKGAYSRLKYEGGVHRVQRVPATEASGRIHTSAVTVAVLPEADEVDVHIDDKDLRIDVFRSSGPGGQSVNTTDSAVRITHLPTNLVVSCQDEKSQHKNKAKGLKILRARLLERARDEQQAAISASRRSMVGSGDRSERIRTYNFPQSRLTDHRINLTVYTLDRALDGEIDALMDALTSFHQAEALKSQSDALSSSGE, translated from the coding sequence ATGAGCGACACCTTTCTCGACAAAATGACCGAGGTCGAACTCCGCTTCCAAGAGCTGGAAGGCGCCCTCAGCCGCTCAGAGTCTCTTAGCAATCCCAAAGAATACGCACGGCTTGCCAAGGAACGGTCATCGCTGGAAGAACTCGTCGCCTGTTTCCGGGTCTGGCGCAAGACCAAGGAAGAAATCGCCAACAACAAACCCTTGCTGGAAGATAGCGACCCGGCGGTACGCGAAATGGCGAGGGAAGAGCAAGATACCTTGGAGGCGAACTACATCCGGCTCGAAAGCGAACTCCAACACCTCCTCGTTCCCAAAGACCCGCTGGACGACAAGAATGTGCTCTTAGAAATTCGTGCAGGTACAGGGGGAGACGAAGCCAGCCTGTTTGTGGCGGATTTGTACCGCATGTACACCCGCTACGCGGAAACCCACGGCTGGCGCATGGAAACCATGAGCGCGAGCCCGACCGGCCTGGGTGGCTTCAAGGAAATTATCAGTTTGATCGAGGGCAAAGGGGCCTACAGTCGCCTCAAATACGAAGGCGGAGTGCATCGTGTGCAGCGCGTCCCGGCCACCGAAGCTTCGGGGCGGATTCACACATCCGCCGTCACTGTCGCCGTCTTGCCCGAAGCCGACGAAGTCGATGTCCACATCGACGATAAAGATTTGCGGATCGACGTCTTTCGCTCCTCGGGCCCAGGCGGCCAAAGCGTGAACACCACCGATTCCGCCGTACGTATCACCCATCTCCCCACTAACCTCGTGGTGTCGTGCCAAGACGAAAAGTCGCAGCACAAGAACAAAGCCAAGGGTCTCAAAATTTTACGAGCGCGCCTGCTCGAACGCGCCCGCGATGAACAACAAGCGGCGATTAGTGCCTCGCGACGCAGCATGGTGGGGTCGGGAGACCGGTCCGAGCGCATCCGTACCTACAATTTCCCGCAGTCGCGCCTCACCGACCACCGCATTAACCTGACAGTGTACACGCTGGACCGCGCTCTTGACGGCGAGATCGATGCCCTCATGGACGCGCTCACCTCTTTCCATCAAGCCGAAGCCCTCAAATCGCAGTCCGATGCCCTCTCCAGTTCGGGAGAGTAA
- a CDS encoding DUF882 domain-containing protein, producing the protein MVHGAVFFLSLLCIVAAGRTAATLLPVDRYFFSGDGSIHLTNAHTNQSARIRYRLPDGTYPAEARQQIDRLFGVPAGSSDHISLRLVSVLDYIEDHYHQPVEIISGYRSPEYNENLRTQGRLAAKTSMHIEGMAADIRMRKVLSAEWFQTLKTMNCCGVGYYHDNSLHVDTGPVRYWDETTSKVGTNISEHNKQMIIRTEQDIHLAGETVELRLARITDYPVGVMAGFSVVQEGKEPQAFSFDGGVDGCLIVKDPFQRTFKWTAPADFHPEGKVQLRLRLCERAYPEMPEQLDSNPLQIQPGA; encoded by the coding sequence ATGGTTCACGGAGCAGTGTTTTTCCTCTCTCTTCTCTGTATCGTGGCAGCCGGAAGGACGGCTGCCACTCTCCTGCCCGTTGACCGCTATTTCTTTAGCGGGGACGGCTCTATTCATCTAACCAACGCCCATACCAATCAATCTGCCCGTATCCGCTATCGTCTTCCTGACGGTACCTATCCCGCCGAGGCGCGTCAGCAGATTGACCGTCTCTTCGGCGTGCCCGCTGGCTCTAGCGATCACATTTCACTGCGCCTCGTGTCCGTGCTGGACTATATCGAAGACCACTACCATCAGCCGGTTGAGATCATCTCCGGCTATCGCAGCCCCGAGTACAACGAGAACCTGCGCACCCAGGGGCGTCTGGCCGCCAAGACCAGCATGCATATCGAAGGAATGGCGGCGGATATCCGCATGCGCAAGGTGCTGTCCGCCGAGTGGTTCCAGACGCTCAAGACCATGAACTGCTGCGGGGTTGGTTACTACCACGACAACTCGCTACACGTGGATACCGGCCCGGTTCGCTATTGGGACGAAACCACTTCCAAAGTGGGCACGAATATCTCTGAGCATAACAAGCAGATGATCATCCGTACGGAGCAAGACATTCATCTTGCCGGGGAAACGGTGGAACTCCGTCTCGCACGCATCACCGATTACCCGGTTGGGGTGATGGCTGGATTTTCCGTTGTCCAGGAAGGGAAAGAGCCCCAAGCCTTTTCGTTCGACGGGGGCGTAGACGGCTGCCTGATCGTAAAAGATCCCTTCCAGCGGACGTTCAAATGGACGGCACCGGCGGACTTCCATCCCGAGGGCAAAGTGCAGCTTCGTCTACGCTTGTGCGAACGCGCCTATCCAGAGATGCCAGAGCAGCTCGACTCCAATCCGTTACAGATTCAACCAGGGGCATGA
- a CDS encoding AMP-binding protein — translation MKDQTLNFLLTSGNSHHPALVVPEGGPTVSYGALQNQVERLTTTLQSLGIGRGDRVAMALPNGLEVIILFFATTAAAATAAPLNPAYTADEFRFYLEDIEAKALIVPPGGGEQARAAAPAGTLIVEAASSADGEVSLTVVRPASLSRKQDSTTPDDIALFLHTSGTTSRPKGVPLSHANLLASADNVARTYALTARDVSLCVMPLFHVHGLVASTFATLHTGGTIVIPPRFSAGSFWPTVTAHRATWYTAVPTIHQVLLARAKEDHAPAPGTSGLRLIRSCSSSLAPATMTALEARFGVPVLEAYGMTEAAHQMASNPLPPGERRAGSVGCGTGVQVALMDEAGNLLPPGRQGEVVIQGPNVTRGYHNNPEANAAAFTHGWFRTGDQGIMDASGYLTLVGRLKELINRGGEKISPREIDEVLLTHPAVAEAVCFGVPDVKYGEEVFAAVVLRADATEEDLTAYCRERLAAFKVPKKVHLVAQIPRTATGKIQRRAVAAALASSSTGA, via the coding sequence ATGAAGGACCAAACGCTCAATTTCCTACTCACTTCCGGCAACTCGCACCACCCTGCCCTCGTTGTCCCCGAAGGCGGGCCAACCGTCTCTTACGGCGCGCTACAAAATCAAGTGGAGCGCCTAACCACCACGCTCCAGTCGCTCGGCATCGGTCGCGGCGATCGAGTGGCGATGGCATTACCCAATGGCCTCGAAGTCATCATCCTGTTTTTCGCCACCACGGCGGCAGCCGCGACAGCCGCACCGCTGAACCCCGCCTACACGGCGGATGAATTCCGTTTTTATCTGGAAGATATCGAAGCCAAGGCGCTCATCGTTCCCCCAGGCGGCGGCGAGCAGGCGCGCGCGGCGGCACCGGCAGGAACCCTGATCGTCGAAGCAGCAAGCAGTGCCGATGGCGAAGTGTCCCTCACGGTGGTGCGCCCGGCCTCACTGTCACGCAAGCAAGATAGCACCACGCCCGACGACATCGCCTTGTTTCTCCACACCAGCGGCACTACCAGCCGCCCGAAAGGCGTGCCCCTTTCCCATGCCAACCTGCTGGCGTCGGCTGACAATGTCGCACGCACCTATGCGCTGACGGCGCGCGATGTCTCGCTCTGCGTCATGCCACTGTTTCACGTACACGGATTAGTGGCCTCGACCTTTGCCACGCTGCATACCGGCGGCACCATCGTGATTCCGCCACGTTTCAGCGCCGGTTCTTTCTGGCCCACCGTCACAGCCCATCGGGCGACATGGTATACCGCTGTGCCAACGATCCACCAAGTGTTGCTGGCCAGAGCGAAAGAAGACCACGCTCCGGCACCGGGTACGAGTGGGCTCCGTTTGATTCGCTCGTGCAGCTCTTCTCTGGCACCGGCGACTATGACTGCGTTAGAGGCACGCTTCGGGGTGCCCGTGTTAGAAGCGTACGGCATGACCGAGGCGGCCCATCAGATGGCATCGAATCCGCTCCCGCCAGGGGAACGTCGCGCCGGTTCGGTCGGATGTGGGACGGGCGTCCAAGTCGCCCTCATGGACGAAGCCGGCAATCTCCTCCCGCCAGGCAGGCAAGGTGAAGTCGTGATTCAGGGGCCGAACGTGACCCGTGGCTATCATAACAACCCGGAAGCGAACGCCGCCGCCTTTACGCACGGGTGGTTTCGCACCGGCGACCAAGGAATCATGGACGCGAGCGGGTATCTCACGCTCGTGGGTCGCTTGAAGGAACTGATCAATCGCGGCGGAGAGAAAATCTCTCCCCGGGAAATCGATGAAGTGTTGCTGACCCACCCCGCCGTTGCCGAAGCTGTCTGCTTCGGTGTTCCTGACGTGAAATATGGCGAGGAGGTCTTCGCCGCTGTCGTCCTGCGCGCCGATGCGACCGAGGAAGATCTCACCGCCTACTGCCGTGAACGACTGGCGGCCTTCAAGGTGCCGAAGAAGGTCCATCTGGTCGCACAGATTCCGCGCACAGCGACCGGCAAGATTCAACGCCGGGCAGTTGCTGCAGCGCTGGCCTCTTCTTCTACCGGCGCTTAG